The DNA segment gtgtcggcggttgtagtaacAGAGGTGGTTGTCGCTGTGGTTGTAGCCACAGGTGTCGttgtgtcggcggttgtagtagcagaggtggttgtacCCGCAGGGGTCGTCgcgtcggcggttgtagtagcagagatggttgtggctgtggttgtagccgcaaaagtcgtcgtgtcggcggttggagtagcagaggtggttgtggctgtggttgtagccgcaggtgtcgtggtgtcggcggttgtagtagcagaggtggttgtggctgtggctgtAGCCGCATGAgtcgtggtgtcggcggttgtagtagctgAGGTGGTTGTagctgtggttgtagccgcagTTGTCATGTCGgcagttgtagtagcagaggtggttgtggctgtggttgtagccgcaggGGTCGttgtgtcggcggttgtagtagcagaggtggttgtggctgtggctgtAGCCGCAGTTGTCGTGTCGGCAGTtttagtagcagaggtggttgtggctgtggttgtagccgcaggAGTCGTCGTGTctgcggttgtagtagcagaggtggttgtggctgtggttgtagccggagtcgtggtgtcggcggttgtagtagtagaggtggttgtggctgtggttgtagccgtaGGAGTCGtagtgtcggcggttgtagtagcagaggtggttgtggctgtggttgtagccggagtcgtggtgtcggcggttgtagtagcagaggtggttgtggctgtggatGTAGCCGCAGGAGTCgtcgtgtcggcggttgtagtagcagatgtggttgtggctgtggttgtagccggaGGAGTCGTCGTGTcagcggttgtagtagcagaggtggttgtggctgtggttataGCCGCAGTTGTCGTGTcggcagttgtagtagtagaggAGGTtttggctgtggttgtagccgcaggagtcgtcgtgtcggcggttgtagtagcagaggtggttgtggctgtggttgtagccggagtcgtggtgtcggcggttgtagtagcagaggtggttgtagctgtggttgtagccggaggagtcgtggtgtcggcggttgtagtagcagaggtggttgtggctgtggttgtagccgcagTTGTCGTATCGgcagttgtagtagcagaggtggttgtggctgtggttgtagccggaGGAGTCATGGTGTCTGCGGTTGTAATAGCAGaagtggttgtggctgtggttgtagccggaGTCGTGGTATCGGCgcttgtagtagcagaggtggttgtggctgtggatGTAGCCGCAGGAgtcgtggtgtcggcggttgtagtagtagaggtggttgtggctgtggttgtagccggaGGTGTCgtcgtgtcggcggttgtagtagcagagatggttgtggctgtggttgtagccgcagTTGTCGTGTCGgcagttgtagtagcagaggaggttatggctgtggttgtagccacaggagtcgtcgtgtcggcggttgtagtagcagaggtggttgtggctgtggttgtagccggaGTCGTCGTGTCGACGGTTGTAGttgcagaggtggttgtggctgtggttgtagctgcaggagtcgtcgtgtcggcggttgtagtagcagaggtggttgtggctgtggttgtagccacAGGAGTCGTGATGTCGGCGGTTGTAGAAGCAGAGGAGGTTGTagctgtggttgtagccgcaggagtcgtcgtgtcggcggttgtagtagcagaggtggttgtggctgcgGTTGTAGCCACAGGAGTCgtcgtgtcggcggttgtagtagcagaggtggttgtggctgtggttgtagccacAGGGGTCGTTGTGTCGGCGATCGTCATAGCAGaagtggttgtggctgtggttgtagccgcaggagtcgtggtgtcggcggttgtagtagcagaggtggttgtggctgcaGTTGTAGCCACAGGACTCGTCGTGTctgcggttgtagtagcagaggtggttgtggctgtggttgtagctgcaggagtcgtcgtgtcggcggttgtagtagcagaggtgcttgtggctgtggttgtagctgcAGGAGACgtcgtgtcggcggttgtagtagcagaggtggttgtggctgtggttgtagccacaggtgtcgtggtgtcggcggttgtagtagcagaggtggttgtggctgtggttgtagccgcaggagtcgtggtgtcggcggttgtagtagcagaggtggttgtggctgtggttgtagccacaggagtcgtggtgtcggcggttgtagtagcagaggtggttgtggctgtggttgtagccgcaggagtcgtcgtgtcggcggttgtagtagcagaggtggttgtggctgtggttgtagccgcaggtgtcgtggtgtcggcggttgtagtagcagaggtggttgtggctgtggttgtagccacaggagtcgtcgtgtcggcggttgtagtagcagaggtggttgtggctgtggttgtagctgcAGGAGACgtcgtgtcggcggttgtagtagcagaggtggttgtggctgtggttgtagccacaggtgtcgtggtgtcggcggttgtagtagcagaggtggttgtggctgtggttgtagccgcaggtgtcgtggtgtcggcggttgtagtagcagaggtggttgtggctgtggttgtagccacaggagtcgtggtgtcggcggttgtagtagcagaggtggttgtggctgtggttgtagctgcaggagtcgtcgtgtcggcggttgtagtagcagaggtggttgtggctgtggttgtagccgcaggtgtcgtggtgtcggcggttgtagtagcagaggtggttgtggctgtggttgtagccacaggagtcgtcgtgtcggcggttgtagtagcagaggtggtcgtggctgtggttgtagccgaAGGAGTCGTGGTGTcagcggttgtagtagcagaggtggttgtggctgtggttgtagccacaggagtcgtcgtgtcggcggttgtagtagcagaggtggttgtggctgtggttgtagccacAGGTGTCGttgtgtcggcggttgtagtagcagaggtggttgtggctgtggttgtagccgcaggagtcgtggtgtcggcggttgtagtagcagaggtggttgtggctgtggttgtagccgcaggagtcgtcgtgtcggcggttgtagtagcagaggtggttgtggctgtggttgtagccgcaggagtcgtcgtgtcgacggttgtagtagcagaggtggttgtggctgtggttgtagctaCAGGTGTTGTGttggcggttgtagtagcagaggtggttgtggctgtggttgtagctgcAGGAGTCGTCGTGTCGACGGTTATAGTAGCAGAgttggttgtggctgtggttgtagccgcaggTGTTGTGttggcggttgtagtagcagaggtggtt comes from the Penaeus vannamei isolate JL-2024 chromosome 8, ASM4276789v1, whole genome shotgun sequence genome and includes:
- the LOC138862346 gene encoding uncharacterized protein produces the protein MSAVVVAEVVVAVVVAAGVVVSAVVVAEVVVAVAVAAVVVSAVLVAEVVVAVVVAAGVVVSAVVVAEVVVAVVVAGVVVSAVVVVEVVVAVVVAVGVVVSAVVVAEVVVAVVVAGVVVSAVVVAEVVVAVDVAAGVVVSAVVVADVVVAVVVAGGVVVSAVVVAEVVVAVVIAAVVVSAVVVVEEVLAVVVAAGVVVSAVVVAEVVVAVVPQLSYRQL